ATGCCCGCTTCTTATCCCTTCCTGGCCCGGGCCTGGTGACGATATCCATAGGCTTAGCCCTCTGGTTCATCTGCTACCTACAAGTTTCCAGGGCCTATTCTGAGGGGAAGCTCCTCACAAAGGGGTGTTACTCAAAGGTCAGGCACCCGATATACTCGATCTGGGGCTTTCTCATCCTCCCGGGCTTTTCGCTCGTAATCGGCGGCTTTATGCTGTTCCTCCCGCTCGTTTACTGGCTCTCGGTGATGAAGTTCATAGGGGAGGAAGAGAGGGCACTTGAGGAGAGGTTTGGGGATGAGTGGCGGGAATACAAAGAGAGAACGCCCAGGTTCGTACCGAGGCATTGAGCTTCTTCCGGTTCACCTCTACGTCCTGGCCCACCTCAAGAGGGCCGGCGTGGATTACGCCAGGATGATGGCGAAGATGAGCGAGCTGCCACTCCCCACGATTGAAACCGCGATAAAAGACCTCATGGATGTTGGGCTGATTGAGAGGGACAGCGGAAGCGCGGTGAAGAGGAGCAAAGCCCGGTTCAAGAAGGCCTTCGAGGTTCACAAGCACCACACCTACTACCGCCTCTCCCGGGAAGGCGAGCTTTTCGTTAGGTCAATCGATAGGGAATGGTTGGAGATATACTTTGAGTCGCTCTTTCCGGGCGGATGGAATGCAGTCAAGGTTCTCAAAAGCGCGGGATCCTTCAACGAGCTTCCCAAAGGACTCAGACATGATGAAGTCAGGGACGAGCTTCTCCTCCATCGCTTCATAACGCCAAACGGCCGAAAGACCAGGTTTTTCAGGCTGCTGATGGAGTTCCTCAGGGTTTAAACCTCGACCATCGTGCCCGTTTTAACCGATACAAACTTCTCCGGGTACCTCTTCCTCACGTACGTCTTCGCCGCATCTCCGGAACAGTGGGCGGGGGCTATGAAGTCGGCCATCTCGGCGAGCCTGTCCAGAGTTCCCCTCGATGGCCCGTGGAAGCCACCGATGACGAGGTGGGCCTTTTCATGGCCAGAAACCTCAAGGATGGCCCTAGTGAGCCGGTCAACGCCGGGGTGGGAGCAGCCGACGAGGACGACCAGCCCTGAGGGGGTTTCCACTCCAACCGCCTGCTCGAAGCCGTCCAGAGGGCCGGAAGTCCACACTCCGGCGGCGATTCTTCCAGCGTTCAGCACCTCAACCACGTCGAAGCCCCATCTCATCGCCTCTACCTTATTCCCCGGTGGGGCGTAGAGCCTCAGCCCCGGGTTCAGCTCGCCCACGTGGGGGAACCCGCCGTAGTGGTCGTAGTGCCAGTGGCTCAGAACCGCAAAGTCGAGGCCTTTGAGGGAAACGCCGAGGGCCTTTGAGTTGTGCGCCAGAACGAGGGGGTTTGTATCTGCGTCGAAGAGGAAGCGGTGTTTCCCCTCAACCAGAACGCTCCAGCCCCACTCGTTCAGGAGGCCCCTTGAGGGCGTGTTGTCGTTCAGGACGATGAGCCTCATACCCTCACCACGTACTTTCGGTTGCCCTCCTCGAAGCCCCTGAAACTTCCAAGCTTGAGACCGAGTAAAGCCCTCTCGATGTCAACGACCTTCATGGCCGCGAGATGTGTGACGCGCGTTCCCCTCAGGAACTCCGGCAGGAGCTGGCCCGTCGGCCCGGTGAGGACGAATAGTTTAGCATTCTTCGCCCTGTCGATGAGGAGGTCAATCGTTCCGTTTACCAAACACGAGGCGCTCGCTATCACCGCATCCATCTCGGGCAGGAGGTGGTACTCGAGGGCGTCGCTGTAGGTCTCCTTGTCCCAGAGTTTAGGGTTGCGCTCGAAGACGAAGACGTTGAAGCCCTCTTCCCGGAGCTTCTTTACCAGCGGCGGCATGTTGCCTATCATGGCGACTTTACCCGCATCCCCAGGGAGTAACTCAAGGACGTCGACCCACTCCGCGCCGCTCAGGTCTATGTGGTACTGCGAGACCGCGTTTATCGCGGCCATTCCAAGGGTTCTCTCAATGACGTTCAGACTGTCGGCCCTTTCTATAAACGCCTCAAGGGAGGGCCTCCCTATGGAGTTTCTATACCTCTGCACCTCCTCGGGAAGGGTCATCGCAACGCCGAGAGCCTTTCCCTCTGGCCCCTGGACGAGAACCCACGTGTAGGGAAGGGCAAAGCCGAAATCGAGCAGTTCGAGGCCATCGGCAAGGGAAAGTGCCTTCCGTTTGATTTTTTCCAGCAGCATCCACCACACCCATCATGTTTCGGCCTCCACCCTTAAATGCCCATCGATAGTTAGGTGAACCGAAAACTTTAAATGGTGTGCATATGCACAAAATAATAGAAGAAAAGAAGAAACGAGGTGGTGAAGATGAGAATCGCCGTACCAACCAATGGTGGAGGGCTCAACGACACGGTTGCCCCGGTCTTTGCCCGTGCTCCGGCATTCTACATAGCGGACGTTGACGAGAACGGAAACGTCACCAACGAGAAGGTCATCCAGAACGGAGCGGCCATGGCCGGAGGCGGAGCCGGCCCGATGGCCGTTCAGACGCTCATCAACGAGGGAGTAGAGGCAATAATAGCCCCGCAGGTTGGGCCGAACGCCCTTGGAGCCATACAGGCCGCAGGCATAAGGCTCTACCAGGTCGCACCCGGGACTCCAGTTGAGGAGGCCATAAAGGCGGTCACCAGTGGGGGCGTGGAGCAGTTCAGGACCCCCACCCCTGCCGCGCCGGTTGCCCCGGCAACCCCAACGGCTCCAGCTCCAGCCTACGGACCCTATCCGACCACGCCCGCATACCCGCCGTACCCGGCCTACGGCTACGGCCCCGGCTGGGGCAGGGGCTGGGGCCGCGGTGGCGGCTGGGGAAGAGGACGCGGTTGGGGCCGCGGTTGGGGCAGAGGCGGAAGAGGCTGGGGAGCAAGGCTTGGCTACTGCCCCTGGACCGGCCAGCCGAGCAGGAGGACGTGGCTCGCCAGGTTCTTCGGCTGGTGGTGAGTCCCTTCTGACCTTTTGCCCATTTATTTTGAAGCATGGTGCGTAGCTGTAAGGGGGAAGTCCAGATGCCGCGAGGATTCGGCAGAGGGTACGGCAGATTCGGGAGCGGATACCGGAGGTACGGATTCCTTCCGTTCGGGGGCGTTTACGGCCTGATAGACCTGCTGTTCATAATTGGAATCCTGTACTTCCTGGTCAAGCTCTTCATAGTTGCGGCGCCCTACGCCCTGGGACTGGTGGTTCTCCTTATCCTGAGGTCTCTCCTCAGGCCAAGACCCGGGGCCTGGTTCGGCCCATTTTGAGCTTATGCAAACTTTTTTAAGTTCGGTTTTCCTAATTCGCGCGGAGGTGAAAGGGATGAGGATAATCGTATCAACCGTAAACGGGGGTCTCGACGACAGGGTCAACCCGGCCTTCGGGAGGACTCCAACCTTTACGATAGTCGACGTCGACGAAAGCGGGAAGGTGGCGAACGTCCAAGTCGTGCCTAACCCCGGCTACTCCCAGCCAAGGGGTGCAGGGGTCACAGCGGCTCAGTTCTGCATAGATCAGGGGGCAGATGTCGCCATATCCGGCCAGTTTGGACCCAACTCCTCCGGCGTCCTCCAGGCTGCGGGCATAAAAATGGTCTCCGCACCCGCAAACATGACGGTCCGCGAGGCAGTCGAGGCATTCCTCCGCGGCGAGCTCACCGGGGCAGTGATGGGTCCCGAGGGCGGCGGAATGGGTGGAGGCTACGGCGCTGGCATGGGGCGTGGAGGAGGTATGGGAAGAGGACGTGGAATGGGCCGCGGCAGAGGAGCCGGCGGTGGAATGGGAAGAGGACGCGGTGGCGGCTGGGGTGGCTGGTGAGCACCCTAGTTTCTCATCTTTTTAAGAGTGCGTGACTCCTTGAAATGAACTCCTCTTGAAGGGTCTTCACACGGCCCTTGTAGACCACTCCCACGCTCTTTTAATGAGAGTCTTCACCAGATGTAAACTTCCAACCAACTCCTCGCCGCAAAAACAATACCTGAATTTTCCTCACGAAGCTGCGAAAATATTAAATACACCCATGTGAAGTAACTTCGGTGGCGTTAATGCGTGGTCCGTTTCCCGATCAAGTGACAATGAAGAGAGCAGGCCAGATCGCCCAGTCCAAACACGCCGAGTTCTCCAGAGAGGCAGAAGAACCCAGGGAGTACTCAAAGCTCGAAACTCTTCTGGTGGCAGTTCTCGCGGCGGCAGGAATAGGCTTCGTAGCCTACGAGCTCTCCAGCTATACTGCACTTATGGGGCCGCTCCTTGCACTTATAGTTGTGATCGGAGTGCTATACCTCCTCATCCGCCGCCTGTGAGGGCGCTTTTTGCCAACTTCATCCAGGGGATGCCCGGAGCAATCCACGGAAAAATTTTAGCGGTTGAGGGCGTAATCCCAACGGTGATATTCATGCTCGGTATAGACCTCTCCGGAAGGCTGGCCTTCACGACCGCCTCAAGCAAGGGCATAGGTTTCGGCGTTGCGAGAACCCTTGCAAGGGCCGGCGCGGACGTAATACTTCTCTCGCGGAGCGAAGATAACCTGAAGAGGGCAAAGGAGAAGATAAAAGCCGAGAGCGACGTTGAGGTAAGCTATATAGTTGCAGACCTCACAAGGAGAGAAGACCTTGAGAGAACGGTGAAAGAGCTTGAAGACCTTGGCGAGCCTGACATATTCTTCTTCTCCACAGGAGGTCCAAAACCGGGCTACTTCATGGAGATGGACATAGAGGACTGGGAAGGGGCCGTTAACTTGCTCCTCTACCCGGCGGT
This window of the Thermococcus siculi genome carries:
- a CDS encoding methyltransferase family protein — encoded protein: MRFWGIFPKIALLSSIYAATAFYLNKALNARFLSLPGPGLVTISIGLALWFICYLQVSRAYSEGKLLTKGCYSKVRHPIYSIWGFLILPGFSLVIGGFMLFLPLVYWLSVMKFIGEEERALEERFGDEWREYKERTPRFVPRH
- a CDS encoding DUF2250 domain-containing protein, with amino-acid sequence MSGGNTKRERPGSYRGIELLPVHLYVLAHLKRAGVDYARMMAKMSELPLPTIETAIKDLMDVGLIERDSGSAVKRSKARFKKAFEVHKHHTYYRLSREGELFVRSIDREWLEIYFESLFPGGWNAVKVLKSAGSFNELPKGLRHDEVRDELLLHRFITPNGRKTRFFRLLMEFLRV
- a CDS encoding MBL fold metallo-hydrolase, with the protein product MRLIVLNDNTPSRGLLNEWGWSVLVEGKHRFLFDADTNPLVLAHNSKALGVSLKGLDFAVLSHWHYDHYGGFPHVGELNPGLRLYAPPGNKVEAMRWGFDVVEVLNAGRIAAGVWTSGPLDGFEQAVGVETPSGLVVLVGCSHPGVDRLTRAILEVSGHEKAHLVIGGFHGPSRGTLDRLAEMADFIAPAHCSGDAAKTYVRKRYPEKFVSVKTGTMVEV
- a CDS encoding Rossmann-like domain-containing protein; translated protein: MLLEKIKRKALSLADGLELLDFGFALPYTWVLVQGPEGKALGVAMTLPEEVQRYRNSIGRPSLEAFIERADSLNVIERTLGMAAINAVSQYHIDLSGAEWVDVLELLPGDAGKVAMIGNMPPLVKKLREEGFNVFVFERNPKLWDKETYSDALEYHLLPEMDAVIASASCLVNGTIDLLIDRAKNAKLFVLTGPTGQLLPEFLRGTRVTHLAAMKVVDIERALLGLKLGSFRGFEEGNRKYVVRV
- a CDS encoding NifB/NifX family molybdenum-iron cluster-binding protein; translated protein: MRIAVPTNGGGLNDTVAPVFARAPAFYIADVDENGNVTNEKVIQNGAAMAGGGAGPMAVQTLINEGVEAIIAPQVGPNALGAIQAAGIRLYQVAPGTPVEEAIKAVTSGGVEQFRTPTPAAPVAPATPTAPAPAYGPYPTTPAYPPYPAYGYGPGWGRGWGRGGGWGRGRGWGRGWGRGGRGWGARLGYCPWTGQPSRRTWLARFFGWW
- a CDS encoding NifB/NifX family molybdenum-iron cluster-binding protein; protein product: MRIIVSTVNGGLDDRVNPAFGRTPTFTIVDVDESGKVANVQVVPNPGYSQPRGAGVTAAQFCIDQGADVAISGQFGPNSSGVLQAAGIKMVSAPANMTVREAVEAFLRGELTGAVMGPEGGGMGGGYGAGMGRGGGMGRGRGMGRGRGAGGGMGRGRGGGWGGW